A DNA window from Trichosurus vulpecula isolate mTriVul1 chromosome 2, mTriVul1.pri, whole genome shotgun sequence contains the following coding sequences:
- the LOC118835316 gene encoding bile salt sulfotransferase-like has protein sequence MENTNKFKFVKGIPLIPEIHDVEEIERMCDDFEVRDNDVIIMTYPKSGTHWMIDILSLIYSKGDPTWVKSVPYWKRSPWIEAKGFIGIIKNQVDPRLLTSHLPIQLFPKSYFTSKAKMICVARNPRDIIVSLYHFCSQGPFHALWSNFEQFFDDFLQGNVNYGSWFDHIKGWLSRRDSEKFLFVTYEELHQDLKASVKKICQFLNKELREEEINLVVENTSFQVMKKHMLENKELVPMENMESFKMITLRKAKGDMSEHREKTMFMARTQYLNGPQSSKTVISCCRRKISNNSACPTQGLNRMLARKLRKALSHIGTCLLLLLNNPSVTLGS, from the exons ATGGAGAATACCAACAAATTCAAGTTTGTGAAGGGGATACCACTCATTCCTGAAATCCATGATGTGGAGGAAATCGAAAGGATGTGTGATGACTTTGAGGTTCGGGATAATGATGTCATTATAATGACCTACCCAAAGTCAG GAACCCATTGGATGATAGATATTCTCAGCCTGATCTACTCCAAAGGGGACCCCACATGGGTCAAGTCTGTCCCCTACTGGAAACGTTCTCCCTGGATAGAGGCAAAGGGATTCATTGGAATCATCAAGAATCAGGTGGACCCACGGCTCCTCACTTCCCATCTCCCTATCCAGCTCTTCCCTAAGTCCTATTTCACCAGCAAGGCCAAG ATGATCTGTGTTGCCAGGAATCCAAGGGATATCATCGTATCTCTTTACCATTTCTGTAGTCAGGGGCCATTTCACGCATTATGGTCAAACTTTGAGCAATTCTTTGATGACTTCCTACAAGGAAATG TGAACTATGGCTCCTGGTTTGACCACATCAAAGGATGGCTGTCCAGGAGAGATTCAGAAAAGTTCTTGTTTGTTACCTATGAGGAACTCCATCAG GATCTCAAGGCCAGTGTGAAAAAGATTTGTCAATTCCTGAACAAGGagctgagagaggaagaaatcaacTTGGTGGTAGAGAATACCTCCTTCCAAGTCATGAAAAAACACATGCTGGAAAACAAGGAACTTGTACCAATGGAAAATATGGAGAGTTTCAAAATGATCACACTGAgaaaag CCAAAGGTGATATGTCTGAACATCGGGAAAAGACCATGTTCATGGCAAGGACCCAGTATCTGAATGGGCCCCAGTCAAGCAAGACAGTGATTTCCTGCTGCAGGCGCAAGATAAGCAATAACTCTGCATGTCCCACACAAGGTCTAAACAGGATGTTGgccaggaaactgaggaaggcactTTCCCACATTGGCACCTGCTTGCTGTTGCTCCTCAATAACCCTTCAGTAACCCTAGGCTCATGA